In Epilithonimonas zeae, the DNA window CTAGGTTTGAAGAAAGAATCGCCTGCTGTACATCTGCAATTGCAAGACCGTAACCCTGCATTTTCTTTTCATCCAAGCTTACCTGAATTTCTCTCTCCTGTCCACCGACAAGATCAACCTGAGCTACACCGTTTACACGGGAAAAGATGGGTTCAATTTTTTTATCTAAAAGATCGTAAAGATCTTTGTTATTCATCTTACTACTGGAAATACTCAAAGTCATAATCGGAAGATCATCCAGTGAGAATTTCTGTAATGACGGCGGATCTGCATCTTCAGGAAGGTCTGCTAAAATTGCATTTACCTTTCTCTGTGCATCATTCAAAGCGTAGTTGACATCGGCACCTGTGTTCAACTGAACCATGATTACCGATAAACTCTCGTAAGAAGAAGATTCTACTTTTTTAACATTTTCCAAAGATCCAACCGCATCTTCAATCTTTCTGGTTACCGAAGTTTCCACCTCTGCAGGCGAAGCTCCAGGATAAACCGTAGAAATTGTTACCATATTGGTTTCAAACTTCGGAATCAATTCGTACCCCATCATAGAGTAACTCAACAAACCTCCCAGCGTCAGAATCGTAAATAGTACGATAACGAGCGAAGGCCTTTTAATGGATATTTCTGCTAACTTCATCTTCTGTTACTTTACGATATTGATTTTTGAACCGTTGTCCAAATTGATTTGTCCACTTGTAATGACTTGTTCACCACCATTTAGTCCGCTTAGGATTTGAACTTTATCACCATAAACTTTTCCGGTTTGAACTTTAATTAATTTGGCTGTTCCGTTTTGAACGATAAACAATTGGCCTGAACTCACGCCGTTTACGAAAGCTTCTGCAGGAACAGTCAGCATATTCTGAGTTTCTGCACCGTGATTGGTTTTGAAAACAGCTGTTGCGTACATACCGGCTTTCAGTTTACCGTTATTGGAAACTTCTACTTCAACAGGGAAATTCAAAGAAGCATCACTTTTTGGAGCAATGAAAGTAATTCTACCGGTGAAAGAATCTTCCGGTAAAACATTAACATTAATCTTAACTTCCTGACCTAATTGGATTCTTCCAACTTGGCTTTCGTCAACCAAAACCGATAATTTCAATGAATTGATATTAACAATTTCGAACAATGAAGTTCCTGTTGCAACAACAGCTCCCGGCTCCACCATTTTTTTATTGATGGTTCCGCTGATTCCTGCACGAACACTTGTATCATTTACTCTTACACCCTGAGCTCTCAACGCAGACTGAGCATTCTTAAGCTGTAATCTTGAGTTGTCAAGCTGTTGTTTCGTAACACCTCCAGTTTTGAAGGCATTTTCATAACGTTGGTTATCAGCAATTGCATTTTGTAAATTATTTTGCGCCTGAGTCACATCCACTTCGATTGCATCTCTTTTGATGGTTGCCAAAACTTGTCCGGCAGAAACTCTGGAACCTTCTTTAACAAAAACACTGACTACTCTGCCGGCAATATCGGCAGACTGATTGGTTTCTTGTTTAGGAATAAAAGTTCCGTTTGCCGAATAATCTGTATCGATATTCTCTCTTGCAACTGTGATTACGTTAACATTGATTTTATCAACCTGTTTCGCCACTTCTCTTACTTCAGTTTCCTGCTTCTTCTTGTTGTCGGCAATTTTCCAGGCAGCCAAACCAATCAGTACTGCCGCAACGATGATATATATTAGAGTTTTTTTCATTTTATAAATGTTATTTCGTAGTTTATTTTAAATAAGTTTTAAGTTCTCCTTTTGATTTATAATATTGTACCTCAGCGATTTTGTAATCAAGAACTGCAGTAGTGTAATTATTTTTAGCCTGAACCAAAGAGTTTTCTGCATCTAACAAATCTGTCAATGTTGCTAAACCGTATTGGTAGTTGCTTTTTGTATCTGCTAAAACACTTTCTGCTAATTCAACATTGGCTTTTTGGTTCTCGATAGATGTTAAGCTATTTTCAATTTGAGATTTAGCATTTTGATATGCTTGGTCTAATCCTAGTTTCGTATCTTTCAGATCAGCTTCCAGTTTATCAATTTCGATTTGATTTTGTTGAACCTTCGCTTTTGTGGCAAATCCATTAAAAATTGGAATATTAACTCCTAAAGTAATTGCTGAATAATCTGACCACATAACACCTTGAGAACTTCCATTTGTTAATGGAAATTTTTCTCCCATACCTTGCCAGTTATAATTTGCTGTTAAATTAACAGTTGGATAATAAGCCGCTTCTGTAGCTTTCTTCTGATATTCAAGAAGTTCTTTGTTCTTTAATAGAACTTTTACTTCTGTTCTGCTGTCTGTACTTATCATATCTTCCAAAAGATGCGGCGTTACTTCCATATCCTCCTGTACCAACTGGATTTTGGTTTCAATTGGCATTCCCATATAAAACTTAAGCGCATTTTCTGCTTGAGCAATACCGTTATTGCTTTGTTTGATGTTAGTTTCTATGTTCGTCAAATTAACATTAGTTCTATCCAAATCAATTTTTTTCGATAAACCATTTTCAAACAAGCTCTTAATCACATTTCTTACTTTTTCTGTGCTTGTGAAACTACTTTCCAGAGTACTTTTCTTTTCCTGAGCCGTAAAAACTTGGAAATAAGCATTAGAAACTCTCTCGATAATCTGCTCATCTGTAAGATCTGCATTCAGCTGATAGAATTCTTTAGTTGATTTTGCCGCTTTCAAGCCTACAAATACCTGCTGATTGAAAAGTGCCTGAGTTACCTGAACTCCAGCAACAGCAACCCAAGGTTGTCCCATTTTAAAAGTTTGACCAGCAAGAGAAACCTCTTGGATAATCGGGTTATATGTAAGGTTAGCCGTTCCATTAACTTTTGGAAGTGCTCCCGCTCTGGCTTCTAAAATTTTTGCATCCGCATCACTAATATCCAACTTTGCTTTCAACGCATCAGACTTGTTCTGCAAAGCGTATTCTATGGCTTGCTTCAGCGTAATAGACTGTTGAGAATACAGCAATGATCCTGTAACAGTCAAAATGCCTAAAGCCAATTTTCTCCACTTTATCATTTTGTTATTAATCATAGTTTAAATAATTCTTTTATTTTTTCAATTTTTTTTATTTTCTATCTCTAGTCATAGACGACGTTCCGATTTTATAAATACTTTAACAATTTTTAATTATTTATTTAATTCTTAAAAAGTATATTTAGGATGATGTCTTTTCTTTGAGAGATCAATCGGTCAAATTCTTTATCATCAATCATCATATTTTCCATAATAAGGGGTCTCACAGCGCTTGGAAATACCAACAGAGAAATCATGTTCAAGATAAACTGCATGGGTTCCATTTTTTCAATATTTCCCAGCTCCATTTCTTTTTCTATGTCTTTGTAGAAGTTTTTTAAGTCATCTTCATCCACATCTCTCTTATGACAACTTCCTTTGTTAATTTGTGAAACAATATAGGTTTCCAGATAAGGATATTGCAGACTGGTCTGTAAACTCTCATCAATAAACTGGGCAATTTTACTTTTAAAAAGCATATCAGATCTCATTATGACTTCTGATTTTTCTTTTTCCACTTTGTGCGCTTCATCAAAAACAATCTGTACCAGATTATCTCTTGACCGAAAATAGTAGTTAATCAGCGTTCTGTTAACACCTGCTTCGTCCGCAATCTCTTGAGTTGTAGCATCAAATTTCCCTTTAACAAAGAACAGATTCTTTGTAGTTTCTTTGATCAACTCTTGTGTTTGGTCTTTTTTTTCTTGTTTTGACATTTTTGTTAAACAATTTTGTGCAAATGTAAATCAATCAAATGTTTTGACAAAATTGTTAAACAAAAAAATTAAACTAAAATGATAAAATTCATATAAAATTAACATTACTTGTTTTATCAATACTTTTCTTAAGACAAGAATTACAATCTATCATAAACTTAAAAACAGTAACTTTGCAAAATCGATAAAATAGGTTTCCAAATAATATCAAATCCTAAAATGGGAATCTTAATCATTCATAACGCTTATTAAAATTTAATGGAACTAATACATCGTAACCTCTTAATCGGGATTCATGATTCTCTACAGGAAACATTTTTTGAAGACAGAAAATATGCTGACAAAGTCATAGAAAGACTTCTGAAATCTCACAGAAAATGGGGCAGCGAAGACAGAAAAGTTGTTTCTGAAATCTTCTATAATATCATCCGTTGGAAAAAACGTCTGGAATATTATATGGGCGAAGGTGTAAAACCTACAAACGTCTACAAAATGATTATTGCTTATCTTCTTTGGAGCAAAACGCATTATAAAAAGTTCGAAGAGTTTGACGGAATCAAAGTTGCGGATATCTTAACGAAACTGAAAAAAGGAACAGTTCCCACAAAAGCTATAGAATATTCGATTCCGGATTGGTTAGCCGAAACTCTTGAAAAAGAACTAGGCAAAAACTGGGAAAGAGAAATGCTGGCTCTTAATGAGCAAGCTCCGACTGTTTTGCGAACCAATTCTCTTAAAACAACACCAAGAGAACTGATTGCTGATTTGAATGACGAAAATGTTGAAGCTTTCACAATCAAGAATTATCCGGATGCTGTACAATTAGCTGAAAAGAAAAATGTGTTTTTAACTTCTGCCTTCAAAGATGGATTGTTCGAGGTTCAGGATGCAAGTTCTCAAAAAATTGGAGAATTATTAGATGTAAAAGAAGGAATGCGTGTTGTAGATGCTTGTGCTGGTGCTGGTGGAAAAACTCTGCACTTAGCAGCATTGATGAAAAACAAAGGTCAAATTATTGCCCTTGACATCTACGAATGGAAATTGGCAGAATTGAAAAGACGTGCGAAAAGAGCCGGAGCTCACAATATAGAAACCAGAGTGATTTCTGATAATAAAGTCATCAAAAGACTTCACGAAAAAGCGGACAGATTATTGATTGATGCACCTTGTTCTGGTCTTGGAGTTTTAAAAAGAAATCCTGATTCTAAATGGAAAATAGACCAAGATTTTATTGATAGGATCAAAGGTGAGCAGCAGCAAATCCTGCAGGATTATTCTAAGATTTTGAAAAAAGGCGGTCAAATGATTTATGCGACTTGCTCTATTCTGCCTTCAGAAAATAATGAGCAGGTAAAAACTTTTTTAAGCAATAATCCAGATTTTTCTTTGATTAAAGATGAAAAAATAATGCCTAGCGAAGGTTATGACGGATTTTATATGGCGCTTATCAAGCGTAATGGATAAAAAAATTCCTGGAATAATTGAATATTCGCAGGAATTAAAAACACAAATGATGAAAGGACAAAATTACGGTTTATTTTTTTAAAAAATCTTATCATTTGGTAAGAAAACAGAATTTTTTAAATTTTCAGCAAAAAAAAAGCGATTCAATTGAATCGCTTTTTCGTTTCTGACTAATGTAAACGACCACCCAATGCTTCATTACGAAGCTTTTCATTTTTTATTAGCAGATATAACTTATCTCATATTTTAGAATCATTCTAAAGTCAGATTTAATGATTAAATTTGCATTTCCAAAATTTATATAAATGTTTGAAACAGATATCATTATAATAGGTGCTGGTCCAACCGGACTTTTTACCGTTTTCGAAGCTGGATTATTGAAACTAAGATGCCATTTGATAGACGCTCTTCCACAACCAGGTGGACAATTGACAGAACTTTATCCTAAAAAACCAATCTTTGATATTCCAGGATTTCCAAGTGTTGATGCTGGTGTTTTAGTTGATAATTTGATGGAACAGATCAAGCAATTCGAGCCTCAATTTTCATTGGCACAAAAAGCAGTGAGCTATGAGAAAACAGAAGAAGGTGATTTCATCGTAACAACAAGCAGGGGCGTAAAAGTAAAAGGTAAAGCCATTGCGATTGCCGGAGGTTTGGGAAGTTTTGACCCTAGAAAACCAGAATTAGAAAACATCGATAAGTTTGAAGAAAAAGGGGTTGAATATTTCGTAAGAGAACCGGAAATGTTCCGTAACAAAAAAATCGTGATTGCCGGCGGGGGAGATTCTGCTTTGGATTGGTCCGTTTTCTTGGCAGATGTAGCTTCTTCAGTCACTTTGATTCACAGAAGAAATGAGTTCCGTGGCGCTTTGGATTCTGTAGAAAAAGTAACGGAGTTGAAACATCAGGGAAAAATCAACCTGATTACACCAGCAGAAGTTACAGGGTTGATTGGTGAAGAAACTTTATCTGCAATCGAAATCGAGAAAGCCGGAGAGAAATCAATTATCGAAACCGATTATTTGATTCCACTATTTGGATTGACGCCTAAATTGGGACCTTTATCAGATTGGGGATTAGAAATCGAGAAAAATGCCATCAAAGTAAATAATGCTTTAGATTACCAAACCAATGTTGAAGGGATCTATGCCATTGGCGACATCAATACTTATCCTGGAAAACTGAAGTTAATTCTTTGTGGCTTCCACGAAGCAACTTTGATGGTTCAAAGTGTTTACAACAGATTGAATCCAGGAAAAAAATTTGTTCTGAAATATACAACTGTAAGCGGTGTTGACGGTTTCGATGGAACCAGAAAAGAAGCTGAAAAAGCAGTTGTAAAATCTATTGATTAAAAACAAATATTAGATTTTAGAAGTTAGAGATTAGAATAAAATTTAATTTAATATTTAATAAAAAAAGGGAGTTTTTACAATTCTCTTTTTTTTGTGTAAAATCGAAAAATCTAACATATGACATCTTTTGTCTAAAATCTATCTCTTATCTTTGTAAAATGTCAGACGTTAATATTACAATCATAGACAGAAACGGCGTTTCTCACACAATTCCTGCACCAACAGATATGGCGATGAGCTTAATGGAAGTTGTCCGTGTGTACGAATTAGCTGAAGAAGGAACTATCGGAATCTGCGGCGGAATGGCGATGTGCGCCTCTTGCCAATGTTATGTTTTGAGTGAGGATATTCCTCTTCCGGAAATGTTACCGGATGAAGACGCAATGCTTGCAGAAGCTTTCAATGTAAAACCTAACAGCAGATTAGGTTGTCAAATTCCAGTAACTCCAGAATTGGAAGGACTAATTATTGAACTTGCTCCGGAATATTAAAATTTATAGAAATAAAAAAGCGAAAGTAGAAATTCTATTTTCGCTTTTTTTAATCTTTGATAGATGATTATTCTAAAATAAATTTCTTGGTAACAACCTTTCCTGACATAGTTTTGAAAACCGCTAAGTAAAAACCATTATTGATTTTATTCAAATCGATTTTCCCAAAAGAGAGAAGATTTTTAGATTCTAATAATTGTCTTCCGCTTGTATCAACAATTACTACAGATTCTACGATTTCTTTTCCTAATTGATAATTCAGAAATTTGTCTTTTACAAAAATATTAACCGAATTATTGGCAACATCAGAAACAGCCAATACAGAACCTTTTGCCGTTTCTATAATGAACTCCAAACCGAGTTTTGCAAATTTCGCAGCGTGTGTTGCACTGTTCCCCATATTAGACAATTTATCATTAGTAGTATGGATACTTGGATTGTATTGCGAAAAAGAAGCTTCGAAAGGAAAAGCCGCATCATAACCATTTTCTGCCCAACTAAAATGGTCAGAACAGCCATAGTTACAAATCGTATTTCCGTAAGTGAAAGCGTGCGTTCCAGTTTTGTTGTAATGCTCCATTAATTCAATCAAAAATAAATTGAGGTCATTACTGTTATATGGGTCGGTTGTTAAATAAACATCTTTCGTAGAACCTTTATAATTCGTCATATCAAACTGAACAAAAGAAACTACATTTTTATTATTACTTGCATAATCCTGAGCAATCTCGGACGAACCAACCAAACCGATTTCTTCTGCTGCAAACGCCATAAATTCAACCGTTTTTGATGGTTTATAATTGACGTCCAAAAGAACTCTAATCATTTCAGTAATAGTTGCAATTCCAGAAGCATCATCATCCGCTCCCGGCGCATTATTCACATTGTTAGTAATAGAATCCATATGCGCTCCAACAATGATAAAATCATTAGGCGCAGTTGTTCCATTGATTGTAAAAACCAAAGAAGGCATTGGCGTTCCAACATGATTTACAATTCTTACAGAAACATCTGTTCTTCCGGAAGTCGCAATCAAACCTTCCCATTTCGCTTTCAAATCCTGAACAGCCGTTTGAGCTTTTACCGTGCTGTGATGACGCGTGCCATAATTTTCCAAAACCTGAATATGAGCTTTGATATTATCAGCGCTTACTTTTGCAATAGCAGAATTTACAGCAGCATCTTGGTCAATCGTAAATGCTAAAATTTTATTCGATTTTTTGGCCTTGTTGATTGCTGATAACGCTTCTTCCTTCGAAGTTTTGTAAACATAACCAGGACCGTGTGTAATCACATTGTGATGAAGAAATTCAGCCGCTTTTTTAGTTAGGAAAACAGCAGATTGATGGCCTGTAGCACCAACTATTTCAATTTCTTCAGGGAATTTTTCCTTGAGTTCTTTTGCATTTTCTGAGTCTGTTGTAGCATAGAATTTATCCGACTGAGCAAAAGCCTGATTGAACAAAACAAGAGAAAATATAGAAAGTAATTTTAATTTCATAGATTATTAATTATTTAACTTTTATTTCTGTAAAAATAATCAATTTCCTTAATAAATTATGGAATTGATTATCATCCTGATTTAAATTAAATTTGAAACTGATTTTTGATGGAATCATTTTTGAATAATGACTGAAAAATAAAAAAATGAAAAAATCATTAATAAAATTAGCAATACCAGTTTCATTAGGTGTTTTAGGAATTTTCATTCTCAATTCTTGTTCTGCCGGAATCCCAGAAAAAGCTACAGCCATTCAAAATTTTGATTCTGAGAAATATCTTGGAAAATGGTATGAGATTGCAAGATTCGACTATAGATTTGAGAAAAATATGAATCAGGTGACAGCGACTTATTCTAAAAATGCAGATGGAACTATCAAAGTTGAAAACAAAGGTTACGATTACGTAAAGAACGAATGGAAACAAAGCACAGGTGAAGCTAAATTCGTCAATTCTGAGAACGAAGCTAGACTGAAAGTGTCTTTTTTCAAACCTTTTTGGGCGGGTTACAATGTGGTTGATTTGGATGATGATTACAAATATGCTTTGGTTGCAGGAAAGAATCTGGATTACTTGTGGATTCTGTCTCGCGAAAAAACGATTCCTGAAAATATCAAAACTCAATTTTTGGAAAAAGCAAGAGCTATTGGTTATGAAACTTCTCAATTGATTTGGGTGGAACAGAAGTAGGTGCGGGTTGCAAATTTGTTGTAAGGCGGAACAAAGCCGACTGAGCGTCAACAATAATATACAGCACAAAACAGTGTAAAGATGATCGGAACCTGAAACCTAATACACCTAAAAAAATCTTCGAATCACTCTTTTATTTTGTTATAATAATTGCTAACTTAGGGAAGCAAATTTTGATACAAACCAACTGATAAAATGGCATTTATAGACTATTATAAAATTCTTGGACTTGAAAAAAATGCGACTGCGGACGACATCAAAAAAGCCTACAGAAAGCTAGCGCGGAAATATCACCCGGATATGAATCCGACTGACAAGGAAGCCGAAAAAAAATTCAAGGAAATCAATGAAGCGAATGAGGTGCTAAGCAATCCGGAAAATCGCGCTAAGTACGACAAATATGGTGAACATTGGAAACATGGTGAGGAATATGAGCGTGCACAGCAACAGCAGAGACAGCAACAGCAATATTCCGGAAATTTTGCCGGCGGCGGATTTTCAGGAGCGGATTTTGGCGAAGGCGAAGATTTTTCAGATTTTTTCCAATCGATGTTCGGTGGCGGCGACCGTTTTGGTAGAAGCTCAAGAGGTAGTGCGAGCGGAAAATTTAAAGGTCAGGATGTTTCGGCAGAGTTGACACTTGGTTTGAAAGACGCAGCCAAAACACATCAGCAAATTTTCGACATTAATGGCAAAAAGGTACGCATAACGATTCCGTCCGGTGTCTACAACGGACAGCAAATCAAGCTTAAAGGTCACGGCAATCCCGGCGTTAATGGCGGTCCGAATGGCGACCTATATATCACATTCAACATTACGGAAGACAAAGATTTCAAACGGGAAGGCGATAATCTCAGAACTTCTCTAGATATTGATCTATACACAGCCGTTTTGGGTGGCGATGTCACGATACAAACACTTGACGGCTCTGTCAGTCTGAAAGTAAAACCAGAAACACAAAACGGCACAACCGTAAGACTGAAAGGCAAAGGTTTTCCGGTTTACAAAAAAGAAGGTGAATTTGGTGATTTATATGTTACTTACAATATAAAAATCCCGACCAATCTTACAGAAAAACAGAAAGAACTGTTTCAACAACTCAAAAATTCATAGCAATGAACGAAAGAATCTCCATAGAAGAAATCATACGTCTCTATAAAATTGATTATAGTTTTCTGGATCAGCTCATCGATTCGGAATTGCTGCATCCAGAGACAGAGAATAGTTTACGCTACATTATTTACGAGGAATTACCGCATCTGGAACGTTTTGCAAACTGGCATTACGATCTGGAAGTGAATCTGCCCGGAATCGAAATCATTCATAAACTTCTGAATCAAATGGAAGAGCTGAGAAATGAAAACCGAAAGCTACTACAGAATGTTACAAGATTCGAAACGTGGGAAGATGCAGATTTTTAGCCGATTTTCTTTTGTAAATTTGTGAGATGGAGTTATACGATGTTCTTATTGTTGGCGGTGGTCCAATTGGTCTAGCGAGCGCTTTGGAAGCAAAAAAAAATAAACTGAAATATATCGTTATCGAAAAAGGAACGGTGGCGAATAGTCTTTACAATTATCCGTTGTATATGACGTTTTTTTCAACAGCCGACCGATTGGAAATTGACGAAATCCCCTTCATTACAACCAAAGCGAAACCTGGCAGACAGGACGCTCTTGAATATTATCAGGGAATTGCACGAGCAAAAGGAATCAACATCCGACCTTATGAAAAGGTGATTAATATTCAGAAATCTACTTTTTTCCAAGTAGAAACCAGCAAGCAGATTTATTTTGCAAAGAATGTGATTATTGCGACTGGTTTTTATGATATTCCGAATATGATGAATATTCCTGGGGAAGATCTGCCGAAAGTAAGGCATTATTACACTGAACCTTATCCTTATGCTTTTCAGAATGTTGTGGTGATTGGTTCCAGCAATTCTTCTGTAGATGCAGCTTTGGAAATTTATAGAAAAGGAGGCAACGTAACGATGATTATCCGTAATCAGGAGATTTCTAAAAGTGTAAAATATTGGGTAAAGCCAGACATCGAAAACCGAATTAAAGAAGGAAGTATCAAAGCTTTTTTTGGTGCAGAACTTTTGGAAATCAAACCACATTCTGCAGTTTTCAAAACCAGTAAAGGAGAAATCAAGGAAATTGAAAATGATTTCGTTCTGGCAATGACAGGTTATCTACCCGACTTTGAATTCCTTAGAAATATTGGAATCAATTTGAAAGGCGATTGTCTTAATCCTCATTACGACAAAGAAACGATGGAAAGTAATGTGAAAGGAATTTATCTCGCTGGTGTAGTTTGCGGTGGAAAAGACACCCATCTTTGGTTTATAGAGAATTCCAGAATTCACGCAAAACAAATCGTTCAGGATATTGTTTCGAAGAATAATTAATTAAAGTTCATTAAATCTTTTACCAGAATTATTTTGGAATCGCTGATGTTTTGCCTCGCCAATCATCTGTCGGTTATAAATCGTAGTCATTCCGGAAAACAAGTAAGAAACCACACAAGCAATCGCTACATAAACACCACATTCTGCACCGAATAATTCTATTGCCATCACACTGCAAGCCAACGGTGTATTAGTCGCACCTGCGAAAACGGCCACAAATCCCATT includes these proteins:
- a CDS encoding lipocalin family protein codes for the protein MKKSLIKLAIPVSLGVLGIFILNSCSAGIPEKATAIQNFDSEKYLGKWYEIARFDYRFEKNMNQVTATYSKNADGTIKVENKGYDYVKNEWKQSTGEAKFVNSENEARLKVSFFKPFWAGYNVVDLDDDYKYALVAGKNLDYLWILSREKTIPENIKTQFLEKARAIGYETSQLIWVEQK
- a CDS encoding NAD(P)/FAD-dependent oxidoreductase, whose product is MFETDIIIIGAGPTGLFTVFEAGLLKLRCHLIDALPQPGGQLTELYPKKPIFDIPGFPSVDAGVLVDNLMEQIKQFEPQFSLAQKAVSYEKTEEGDFIVTTSRGVKVKGKAIAIAGGLGSFDPRKPELENIDKFEEKGVEYFVREPEMFRNKKIVIAGGGDSALDWSVFLADVASSVTLIHRRNEFRGALDSVEKVTELKHQGKINLITPAEVTGLIGEETLSAIEIEKAGEKSIIETDYLIPLFGLTPKLGPLSDWGLEIEKNAIKVNNALDYQTNVEGIYAIGDINTYPGKLKLILCGFHEATLMVQSVYNRLNPGKKFVLKYTTVSGVDGFDGTRKEAEKAVVKSID
- a CDS encoding TetR/AcrR family transcriptional regulator, producing the protein MSKQEKKDQTQELIKETTKNLFFVKGKFDATTQEIADEAGVNRTLINYYFRSRDNLVQIVFDEAHKVEKEKSEVIMRSDMLFKSKIAQFIDESLQTSLQYPYLETYIVSQINKGSCHKRDVDEDDLKNFYKDIEKEMELGNIEKMEPMQFILNMISLLVFPSAVRPLIMENMMIDDKEFDRLISQRKDIILNILFKN
- a CDS encoding chaperone modulator CbpM produces the protein MNERISIEEIIRLYKIDYSFLDQLIDSELLHPETENSLRYIIYEELPHLERFANWHYDLEVNLPGIEIIHKLLNQMEELRNENRKLLQNVTRFETWEDADF
- a CDS encoding YpdA family putative bacillithiol disulfide reductase — encoded protein: MELYDVLIVGGGPIGLASALEAKKNKLKYIVIEKGTVANSLYNYPLYMTFFSTADRLEIDEIPFITTKAKPGRQDALEYYQGIARAKGINIRPYEKVINIQKSTFFQVETSKQIYFAKNVIIATGFYDIPNMMNIPGEDLPKVRHYYTEPYPYAFQNVVVIGSSNSSVDAALEIYRKGGNVTMIIRNQEISKSVKYWVKPDIENRIKEGSIKAFFGAELLEIKPHSAVFKTSKGEIKEIENDFVLAMTGYLPDFEFLRNIGINLKGDCLNPHYDKETMESNVKGIYLAGVVCGGKDTHLWFIENSRIHAKQIVQDIVSKNN
- a CDS encoding efflux RND transporter periplasmic adaptor subunit, yielding MKKTLIYIIVAAVLIGLAAWKIADNKKKQETEVREVAKQVDKINVNVITVARENIDTDYSANGTFIPKQETNQSADIAGRVVSVFVKEGSRVSAGQVLATIKRDAIEVDVTQAQNNLQNAIADNQRYENAFKTGGVTKQQLDNSRLQLKNAQSALRAQGVRVNDTSVRAGISGTINKKMVEPGAVVATGTSLFEIVNINSLKLSVLVDESQVGRIQLGQEVKINVNVLPEDSFTGRITFIAPKSDASLNFPVEVEVSNNGKLKAGMYATAVFKTNHGAETQNMLTVPAEAFVNGVSSGQLFIVQNGTAKLIKVQTGKVYGDKVQILSGLNGGEQVITSGQINLDNGSKINIVK
- a CDS encoding M20/M25/M40 family metallo-hydrolase, whose product is MKLKLLSIFSLVLFNQAFAQSDKFYATTDSENAKELKEKFPEEIEIVGATGHQSAVFLTKKAAEFLHHNVITHGPGYVYKTSKEEALSAINKAKKSNKILAFTIDQDAAVNSAIAKVSADNIKAHIQVLENYGTRHHSTVKAQTAVQDLKAKWEGLIATSGRTDVSVRIVNHVGTPMPSLVFTINGTTAPNDFIIVGAHMDSITNNVNNAPGADDDASGIATITEMIRVLLDVNYKPSKTVEFMAFAAEEIGLVGSSEIAQDYASNNKNVVSFVQFDMTNYKGSTKDVYLTTDPYNSNDLNLFLIELMEHYNKTGTHAFTYGNTICNYGCSDHFSWAENGYDAAFPFEASFSQYNPSIHTTNDKLSNMGNSATHAAKFAKLGLEFIIETAKGSVLAVSDVANNSVNIFVKDKFLNYQLGKEIVESVVIVDTSGRQLLESKNLLSFGKIDLNKINNGFYLAVFKTMSGKVVTKKFILE
- a CDS encoding TolC family protein encodes the protein MIKWRKLALGILTVTGSLLYSQQSITLKQAIEYALQNKSDALKAKLDISDADAKILEARAGALPKVNGTANLTYNPIIQEVSLAGQTFKMGQPWVAVAGVQVTQALFNQQVFVGLKAAKSTKEFYQLNADLTDEQIIERVSNAYFQVFTAQEKKSTLESSFTSTEKVRNVIKSLFENGLSKKIDLDRTNVNLTNIETNIKQSNNGIAQAENALKFYMGMPIETKIQLVQEDMEVTPHLLEDMISTDSRTEVKVLLKNKELLEYQKKATEAAYYPTVNLTANYNWQGMGEKFPLTNGSSQGVMWSDYSAITLGVNIPIFNGFATKAKVQQNQIEIDKLEADLKDTKLGLDQAYQNAKSQIENSLTSIENQKANVELAESVLADTKSNYQYGLATLTDLLDAENSLVQAKNNYTTAVLDYKIAEVQYYKSKGELKTYLK
- a CDS encoding RsmB/NOP family class I SAM-dependent RNA methyltransferase, whose translation is MELIHRNLLIGIHDSLQETFFEDRKYADKVIERLLKSHRKWGSEDRKVVSEIFYNIIRWKKRLEYYMGEGVKPTNVYKMIIAYLLWSKTHYKKFEEFDGIKVADILTKLKKGTVPTKAIEYSIPDWLAETLEKELGKNWEREMLALNEQAPTVLRTNSLKTTPRELIADLNDENVEAFTIKNYPDAVQLAEKKNVFLTSAFKDGLFEVQDASSQKIGELLDVKEGMRVVDACAGAGGKTLHLAALMKNKGQIIALDIYEWKLAELKRRAKRAGAHNIETRVISDNKVIKRLHEKADRLLIDAPCSGLGVLKRNPDSKWKIDQDFIDRIKGEQQQILQDYSKILKKGGQMIYATCSILPSENNEQVKTFLSNNPDFSLIKDEKIMPSEGYDGFYMALIKRNG
- a CDS encoding DnaJ C-terminal domain-containing protein — encoded protein: MAFIDYYKILGLEKNATADDIKKAYRKLARKYHPDMNPTDKEAEKKFKEINEANEVLSNPENRAKYDKYGEHWKHGEEYERAQQQQRQQQQYSGNFAGGGFSGADFGEGEDFSDFFQSMFGGGDRFGRSSRGSASGKFKGQDVSAELTLGLKDAAKTHQQIFDINGKKVRITIPSGVYNGQQIKLKGHGNPGVNGGPNGDLYITFNITEDKDFKREGDNLRTSLDIDLYTAVLGGDVTIQTLDGSVSLKVKPETQNGTTVRLKGKGFPVYKKEGEFGDLYVTYNIKIPTNLTEKQKELFQQLKNS
- a CDS encoding 2Fe-2S iron-sulfur cluster-binding protein gives rise to the protein MSDVNITIIDRNGVSHTIPAPTDMAMSLMEVVRVYELAEEGTIGICGGMAMCASCQCYVLSEDIPLPEMLPDEDAMLAEAFNVKPNSRLGCQIPVTPELEGLIIELAPEY